The Nakamurella alba sequence CGAGGGTTCGAGGATTGGTGCGCCGGGGACCACTGTGCCAGGGTCAGCGGACGGCAGGCGGCCGCCTGCGCGGGCAACGCACGGACATGGAGGACGAGTGGACGGGACTCCGACGGCGTCACCGGCAGCCGGCGCCGCAGCGGGCAGCGGGTCCGGGCTGAGCATGGTCTCGATGGTCGACGTGCAGAAGCACTTCGGCGATCTGCACGTGCTCAAGGACATCAACCTGGAGGTCCCGGCCGGCCAGGTCGTGGTGGTGCTGGGCCCGTCCGGTTCCGGCAAGTCCACCCTCTGCCGGTCCATCAACCGGCTGGAACCGATCGATTCGGGCCGCATCTCCATCGACGGCGTGCCGCTGCCGTCGGAGGGCAAGGCCCTGGCCCAGCTGCGCGCCGACGTCGGCATGGTCTTCCAGTCGTTCAACCTGTTCGCGCACAAGACGATCCTGCAGAACGTCATGCTGGGGCCGGTGAAGGTCCGCGGCATGCCGGCGAAAAAGGCCGAGGAGCTTGCACTCTCGCTGCTCGAGCGGGTCGGCATCGCCTCGCAGAAGGACAAGCTGCCGGCCCAGCTCTCCGGCGGTCAGCAGCAGCGGGTGGCCATCGCCCGGGCCCTGGCCATGCGGCCCAAGGTGATGCTCTTCGACGAGCCCACCTCGGCACTGGACCCGGAGATGGTGAACGAGGTGCTCGACGTGATGACCTCGCTGGCCAAGGAGGGCATGACCATGCTGGTCGTCACCCACGAGATGGGCTTCGCCCGGCGCGCCGCCGATCGGGTCATCTTCATGGCCGACGGGGAGATCGTGGAGGACGAGGTCCCCGACACCTTCTTCACCACGCCGTCCTCGGCCCGCGCCAAGGACTTCCTCTCCAAGATCCTCACCCACTGAACCCGGCCGACACCCGTGCCGGAACGCGCCGAACCGGGTCCCACCTGGCGATTCCTGCAGTGCAGCAGAACATTTTCCCGCCTTTACCCCACGGTTCCAGCAGTACCGCAGCACCACGAGAAGATCACCGACCACCCATCACCAACCGGATCGGCCCACCTCCGCGGGCCGGAAAGATCGAAGGGACAGCAGAATGAGATTGCGCCGCATGGCGACCACCCTGGCCGCCGGAGTGGCTGCCGCACTCGCGCTCAGCGCGTGCGGATCCGACTCGACGCCGGCAGCGACCACCACCGCGCCGGCCACCACCGCGCCCGCCTCCAGCTCCGCCGCGGCATCCAGCGAGGCACCGACCTCGGCCGGTTCGGAGACCTCGTCCGGCGGTTCGGAGACCGGCTCGGCCACCGGTTCCGCATCGGCCGGTGACTCCAAGGTGCTCACCGACGCCGCCGCCGGAACCCTGACCATCGGCATCAAGTTCGACCAGCCGGGCCTGGGCCTGCTGCAGCCGGACGGCAGCTACGCCGGCTTCGACGTCGAGGTCGCCAAGGGTGTCGCCAAGGAGCTCGGCGTCGAGGAGTCGGGCATCACCTTCGTCGAGGCCAAGTCGGCCGAGCGCGAGGGCCTGATCGAGCGCGGCGAGGTCGACTTCATCGTCGCCACGTACTCGATCACCGACACCCGCAAGGAGAAGGTCAACTTCGCCGGGCCGTACTTCATCGCCCACCAGGACCTGCTGGTCAAGGCCGACAACACCGACATCACCGGGCCGGAGGCGATGGGCGGCAAGATCCTCTGCTCGGTCACCGGTTCCACCTCGGCCCAGAAGGTCAAGGACACCTACGCCGCGGACGTGGCGCTGCAGGAGTTCGGCACCTACTCCGAGTGCGTGGAGAACCTGCGCACCGGTGTGGTCGAGGCCGTGACCACCGACGACGTCATCCTCGCGGGCTTTGCCGCCCAGTCGCCGGGTGAGTTCAAGGTCGTCGGCAACGGCTTCTCGGACGAGAACTACGGCATCGGCCTGGCCAAGGGCGACACCGCCGGCACCGAGGCGATCAACGCCGCCATCGAGGCCATGATCGCCGACGGCTCGTGGGCCAAGGCACTCGAGGACACCGTCGGCCCGTCCGGCTACACCATCCCGGAGCCGCCGACCGTCGGCTGATCCGACCGGCCCGACCGCGGCACCGCGCACGTCCGGCCGGGGACCCCGAGGGGTGTCCCCGGCCGGACGGTCGCCACCGGTCCGCGGGTCCGGCGAGCAGCACCCGAGAGCAGACATCCGACGGCCCCGTGACGCGGGACCCGTGAGCCGCAGGAAGGGCCGATGGACTTCAGTTTCCTGTCCGACCCCCGGTACGACGTGCTGGGCGCCTTCTGGATGACCATCCAGCTGACCTTCTGGTCGGCGATCGGCTCGTTCGTGCTCGGCGTCCTGCTCGCCGGGATGCGGGTCTGTCCGGTCCCCATCATGCGCGGGTTCGCGACGGCCTACGTCAACATCGTCCGGAACATCCCGCTGACGGTCATCATCATCATGATGTCGCAGGTGCTGTACTCGCAGCTCGGCCTGATGCTCGCGGTCCGGGAGCCCGGAGTGAACCCGCAGGGCTTCCTGAACAGCCAGAACTTCCGGCTCGCGGTGCTCGGCTTCATCCTCTACACCTCGACCTTCGTCTGCGAGGCGGTCCGGTCGGGCATCAACACCGTGCCGCCGGGCCAGGCCGAGGCCGCCCGCGCCATCGGACTGAAGTTCACCCAGGTCCTGCGGATCATCGTGCTGCCGCAGGCCGTCCGGGCGGTGATCGCACCGCTGGCCAGCGTGCTGATCGCGCTCACCAAGAACACCACCGTGGCCTCCGCCATCGGCGTCGCCGAGGCCTCGCTGCTGATGAACACCCTGTTCGAGAACGAGGCCGACAAGTTCCTGGCGATCTTCATCGTGTTCGCCCTCGGTTTCGTGATCCTCACCCTCCCGGTCGGCCTGATCCTGGGCTGGGTGGCCAAGAAGGCGGCGGTGCGGCGATGAGCGACAAGGCGACGGTCCTCTACGACCACCCCGGCCCCAGGGCGAAGCGGCTGAACCTGGTCATCTCGGTGATCTTCGCGGCCGTCCTGATCGCCGGGATCTGGTGGGTCATCGACATCCTCGCGGGCAAGGGGCAGCTGACCGCCGCGAAGTGGAGCCCGTTCCTCGAGGGCCAGAACTGGACCACCTACCTGCTGCCCGGCCTGCTGAACACGCTGAAGGCGGCCGCCATCTCGGTGGTGATCGCGCTGCCCATCGGCGCGCTGCTCGGCATCGCCCGGCTCTCCGACCACGCCTGGATCCGGGTGCCGGCCGGGATCGTCGTGGAGTTCTTCCGGGCCATCCCGGTGCTGATCCTGATGAGCTTCTCGTTCCTGCTGTGGTTCGAGGTGTTCGGTTTCTCCTCACCGCTGGCCGGTGTGGTCATCGGCCTGGTCCTCTACAACGGGTCGGTGCTCGCCGAGATCTTCCGGGCCGGGATCCTCTCACTGCCCCGCGGCCAGACCGAGGCATCCCTGGCGATCGGCCTGGGCAAGACGCAGATGATGACCAACGTGCTGCTGCCGCAGGCGCTCACCGCTATGCTGCCGGCGGTGGTCAGC is a genomic window containing:
- a CDS encoding amino acid ABC transporter ATP-binding protein, translating into MVSMVDVQKHFGDLHVLKDINLEVPAGQVVVVLGPSGSGKSTLCRSINRLEPIDSGRISIDGVPLPSEGKALAQLRADVGMVFQSFNLFAHKTILQNVMLGPVKVRGMPAKKAEELALSLLERVGIASQKDKLPAQLSGGQQQRVAIARALAMRPKVMLFDEPTSALDPEMVNEVLDVMTSLAKEGMTMLVVTHEMGFARRAADRVIFMADGEIVEDEVPDTFFTTPSSARAKDFLSKILTH
- a CDS encoding glutamate ABC transporter substrate-binding protein — its product is MATTLAAGVAAALALSACGSDSTPAATTTAPATTAPASSSAAASSEAPTSAGSETSSGGSETGSATGSASAGDSKVLTDAAAGTLTIGIKFDQPGLGLLQPDGSYAGFDVEVAKGVAKELGVEESGITFVEAKSAEREGLIERGEVDFIVATYSITDTRKEKVNFAGPYFIAHQDLLVKADNTDITGPEAMGGKILCSVTGSTSAQKVKDTYAADVALQEFGTYSECVENLRTGVVEAVTTDDVILAGFAAQSPGEFKVVGNGFSDENYGIGLAKGDTAGTEAINAAIEAMIADGSWAKALEDTVGPSGYTIPEPPTVG
- a CDS encoding amino acid ABC transporter permease yields the protein MDFSFLSDPRYDVLGAFWMTIQLTFWSAIGSFVLGVLLAGMRVCPVPIMRGFATAYVNIVRNIPLTVIIIMMSQVLYSQLGLMLAVREPGVNPQGFLNSQNFRLAVLGFILYTSTFVCEAVRSGINTVPPGQAEAARAIGLKFTQVLRIIVLPQAVRAVIAPLASVLIALTKNTTVASAIGVAEASLLMNTLFENEADKFLAIFIVFALGFVILTLPVGLILGWVAKKAAVRR
- a CDS encoding amino acid ABC transporter permease: MSDKATVLYDHPGPRAKRLNLVISVIFAAVLIAGIWWVIDILAGKGQLTAAKWSPFLEGQNWTTYLLPGLLNTLKAAAISVVIALPIGALLGIARLSDHAWIRVPAGIVVEFFRAIPVLILMSFSFLLWFEVFGFSSPLAGVVIGLVLYNGSVLAEIFRAGILSLPRGQTEASLAIGLGKTQMMTNVLLPQALTAMLPAVVSQLVVVVKDTALGGILVGYVELRRMAGTSASNYQNLLPTYVVIAVIYILLNLALGFLASYLEKRLRTRRGGGRRGGAAEPMAVTTAKLNTGGV